Proteins encoded within one genomic window of Amycolatopsis sp. 2-15:
- a CDS encoding FAD-binding protein: protein MIESASGAAANWAGNLTYGAREVLTPRTLDEARELVASAEKIKALGSRHSFNDVADSPGGVQLDLSGVSGSPSLDTRAATVTVGGSVRYGDLVAQLDEAGFALENLASLPHITVAGSVATGTHGSGERHPGLAAAVSALEVLTADGSLLTLTRGDADFAGVVVGVGALGAVTRLTLDLVPSFTVRQDVYDNLPWSAALTHFDEIQAAGYSVSLFTNWARDVVDQVWLKNRGPVEVPASLFGAVPADGPRHPAHAAGVPAGNTTAQLGAPGPWYDRLPHFRLGFTPSVGAELQTEYFVPRAAAPAALEALRGVGHRIAPLLLVSEIRTIAADDLWLSPSSARDSVAIHFTWLPRQPEVEALLPTLESTLAPFAPRPHWGKLFHGEALDLAYPRLADFRALAARLDPTGKFRNPFLDRHVFGS from the coding sequence GTGATCGAGAGTGCGAGCGGCGCGGCCGCCAACTGGGCGGGAAACCTCACCTACGGTGCCCGCGAGGTGCTGACCCCGCGGACGCTCGACGAGGCCCGCGAGCTCGTCGCCTCGGCGGAGAAGATCAAGGCGCTCGGCAGCCGCCACAGCTTCAACGACGTGGCCGACAGCCCCGGCGGCGTGCAGCTGGATCTTTCGGGGGTGTCCGGTTCGCCGTCGCTGGACACTCGTGCCGCCACCGTGACCGTCGGGGGTTCGGTCCGCTACGGCGACCTCGTGGCCCAGCTCGACGAAGCCGGGTTCGCCCTGGAGAACCTCGCATCGCTGCCGCACATCACCGTGGCCGGCAGCGTCGCCACCGGCACCCACGGCTCGGGCGAGCGCCACCCCGGCCTGGCCGCGGCCGTCTCCGCGCTGGAGGTGCTGACCGCCGACGGCTCGCTGCTGACTCTCACCCGGGGCGACGCCGACTTCGCCGGGGTGGTCGTCGGCGTCGGCGCCCTCGGCGCGGTGACTCGGCTGACGCTCGACCTGGTCCCGTCGTTCACCGTGCGCCAGGACGTGTACGACAACCTGCCGTGGTCGGCCGCGCTGACACATTTCGACGAGATCCAGGCCGCGGGCTACAGCGTCAGCCTGTTCACCAACTGGGCCCGCGACGTCGTCGACCAGGTCTGGCTGAAGAACCGAGGGCCGGTCGAGGTCCCGGCTTCGCTGTTCGGTGCCGTCCCCGCCGACGGTCCCCGCCACCCCGCCCACGCCGCCGGCGTCCCGGCCGGCAACACCACCGCCCAGCTCGGCGCCCCCGGCCCCTGGTACGACCGCCTCCCCCACTTCCGCCTCGGCTTCACCCCGAGCGTCGGCGCCGAGCTCCAGACCGAGTACTTCGTGCCCCGCGCCGCCGCCCCCGCCGCCTTGGAGGCGCTGCGCGGCGTCGGCCACCGCATCGCCCCGCTGCTCCTGGTGTCCGAAATCCGCACCATCGCCGCCGACGACCTCTGGCTCAGCCCTTCCTCCGCCCGCGACAGCGTGGCGATCCACTTCACCTGGCTCCCCCGTCAACCCGAGGTCGAGGCCCTCCTGCCGACCCTCGAATCCACCCTCGCCCCCTTCGCCCCCCGCCCCCACTGGGGCAAGCTCTTCCACGGCGAGGCCCTCGACCTGGCCTATCCGCGACTGGCGGACTTCCGCGCTCTGGCCGCGCGCCTCGACCCCACGGGGAAGTTCCGCAACCCGTTCCTGGACCGGCACGTCTTCGGCAGCTGA
- a CDS encoding ABC transporter substrate-binding protein has protein sequence MSAPSSRRRRTALVVGAIAALTVSLTAACGSGDAATGTGDKLPTSADGTPNLKGTTIRIVTGAAPAIEDTKIALVAQVLKSWGADATIVNQTGDPSAIRVLLAGDADIGTLAVSSSINSGLKIFGPSQPRLDYHFLGAPSLNSMKDLPGHVYGTSNVHGVEALMFADLLAKNNIDPKAVTTTVAGGASVRVSAMLTHHIDATFAHATDVSKLTSAGFHDLVTMSKTAPELADSFLATSPQWLASHGALAVAIDQAWIKAAQIFNTDKDQWVKAAVAYAKADEKEASSTYDALKAADTFPASKDAYSEASAKVQEDLANKVGAITKAPATSDWVDTATWDKATAAMKLT, from the coding sequence ATGTCTGCTCCCTCTTCGCGGCGGCGCCGCACGGCGCTCGTCGTCGGCGCGATCGCCGCGCTCACCGTGTCGCTCACGGCCGCGTGCGGCTCCGGCGACGCGGCCACCGGTACCGGTGACAAGCTGCCGACCTCGGCCGACGGCACGCCGAACCTGAAGGGCACCACCATCCGGATCGTCACCGGCGCCGCCCCCGCCATCGAGGACACCAAGATCGCCCTCGTGGCGCAGGTGCTCAAGAGCTGGGGCGCCGACGCGACGATCGTGAACCAGACCGGCGACCCCTCGGCCATCCGGGTGCTGCTCGCCGGCGATGCCGACATCGGCACGCTCGCCGTGTCGTCGTCGATCAACTCGGGCCTCAAGATCTTCGGGCCGAGCCAGCCGCGGCTGGACTACCACTTCCTCGGTGCCCCGTCGCTGAACTCGATGAAGGACCTGCCGGGCCACGTCTACGGCACTTCGAACGTCCACGGCGTCGAGGCGCTGATGTTCGCCGACCTGCTGGCGAAGAACAACATCGACCCCAAGGCCGTCACCACGACCGTGGCCGGTGGCGCGTCGGTGCGCGTGAGCGCGATGCTCACCCACCACATCGACGCGACGTTCGCGCACGCCACCGACGTCTCGAAGCTGACCTCGGCCGGCTTCCACGACCTCGTGACGATGTCGAAGACCGCGCCGGAGCTCGCGGACTCGTTCCTCGCGACCTCACCGCAGTGGCTCGCGAGCCACGGGGCGCTGGCCGTGGCGATCGACCAGGCGTGGATCAAGGCGGCGCAGATCTTCAACACGGACAAGGACCAGTGGGTCAAGGCCGCGGTCGCCTACGCCAAGGCGGATGAGAAGGAAGCGTCGAGCACCTACGACGCGCTCAAGGCGGCGGACACGTTCCCCGCCTCGAAGGACGCCTACTCCGAGGCCTCCGCGAAGGTCCAGGAGGATCTGGCGAACAAGGTCGGCGCGATCACCAAGGCACCGGCCACGTCCGACTGGGTCGACACCGCCACGTGGGACAAGGCGACGGCGGCCATGAAGCTCACCTGA
- a CDS encoding LLM class flavin-dependent oxidoreductase: MKFGLLLPHFGEHASRDNVLQGAIMAEKAGFDSVWVRDHLVFEPHGEMEKPNRTFYDALTTLTAIGAVTERIELGTGSLIPFRHPLVTALMTGTMTQLFGPRVILGFGAGTFDHEFEAIEWGERDRVELVRSNAEIFKRVFTENDVTYSDANFSFSDITIEPKPLGGRVPFWYCGATPRSARLAVEFCDGWMPGRISMATLDKRVTTMRELSETAGRTMPTVAVIPPTSIERTYEEAVRHVNVPGLLAWANKAKFAVKPPSGQFETVKDLSGQLIVGTPEDALEEIDRFAATGVEHLVFDFRFKFDRWFDQIELLGSEIIGKVNAGV; encoded by the coding sequence ATGAAGTTCGGACTGCTGCTCCCGCATTTCGGCGAGCACGCCTCGCGCGACAACGTGCTCCAGGGCGCGATCATGGCCGAGAAGGCCGGGTTCGACTCGGTCTGGGTGCGTGACCACCTGGTGTTCGAGCCGCACGGCGAGATGGAGAAACCCAACCGCACGTTCTACGACGCGCTCACCACGCTCACGGCCATCGGCGCCGTGACCGAGCGCATCGAGCTGGGCACGGGTTCGCTGATCCCGTTCCGGCACCCGCTGGTCACGGCTCTGATGACGGGCACGATGACGCAGCTGTTCGGCCCGCGCGTGATTCTCGGGTTCGGGGCCGGCACGTTCGACCACGAGTTCGAGGCCATCGAGTGGGGCGAGCGCGACCGCGTGGAACTCGTGCGGTCCAACGCCGAGATTTTCAAGCGCGTGTTCACCGAGAACGACGTGACGTACTCGGACGCGAACTTCTCGTTCAGCGACATCACGATCGAGCCGAAGCCGCTGGGCGGGCGGGTACCGTTCTGGTACTGCGGCGCCACCCCGCGTTCGGCGCGGCTCGCGGTCGAGTTCTGTGACGGCTGGATGCCGGGCCGGATCTCGATGGCGACACTGGACAAGCGCGTGACGACCATGCGGGAGCTGTCGGAGACGGCCGGGCGCACGATGCCGACCGTGGCCGTGATCCCGCCCACGTCGATCGAGCGCACGTACGAGGAGGCGGTGCGGCACGTGAACGTCCCGGGCCTGCTGGCCTGGGCGAACAAGGCGAAGTTCGCGGTGAAGCCGCCGTCGGGCCAGTTCGAGACCGTGAAGGATCTCTCAGGGCAGCTCATCGTCGGGACACCGGAGGATGCTCTGGAGGAGATCGACCGCTTCGCCGCGACCGGAGTGGAGCACCTGGTGTTCGACTTCCGGTTCAAGTTCGATCGGTGGTTCGATCAGATCGAGCTGCTCGGGTCGGAGATCATCGGCAAGGTGAACGCGGGCGTCTGA
- a CDS encoding alpha/beta hydrolase, producing MRTDEVSWFSDGERISGLWRTPDEGAGPYRVVVQGPGWMGLKDAKLYVRYHQALTDAGFAVLVFDYRGFGDSEGDPELLSPARQLADLRSAVTYAEARPDVLPDSIGVFGSGGTGGGNAVLLAAVDPRVRAAVSQLPVADGGDWLHRMRSEYQWLDFLAELDADRRERTLHGVGKLVNPREEIMVPTSERRATSVKSDVDGRVPKQVRLAAAEEIIAYRPAEAAASLDTPLLVIGVENDATTPTDHAERIYEAARGPKELIMQRHTSHYAAYDKYWTATTPRIVAWFEEYLRPADVVVRSSRPGGHPAVVEVKA from the coding sequence ATGAGAACTGACGAGGTCTCCTGGTTCAGCGACGGCGAACGCATCAGCGGGCTCTGGCGCACCCCGGACGAAGGTGCCGGGCCGTACCGCGTCGTCGTGCAGGGCCCGGGCTGGATGGGCCTGAAGGACGCAAAGCTCTACGTGCGCTACCACCAGGCACTCACCGACGCGGGGTTCGCCGTGCTGGTGTTCGACTACCGCGGCTTCGGCGACTCCGAGGGCGACCCGGAACTGCTTTCGCCGGCTCGGCAGCTGGCGGATCTGCGCAGCGCCGTCACCTACGCCGAGGCGCGGCCCGACGTGCTGCCCGACTCGATCGGCGTGTTCGGCAGCGGCGGTACGGGCGGGGGCAACGCGGTGCTGCTGGCCGCCGTCGATCCGCGGGTGCGGGCGGCGGTGAGCCAGCTGCCCGTGGCCGACGGCGGCGACTGGCTGCACCGCATGCGCAGCGAGTACCAGTGGCTCGACTTCCTGGCGGAACTGGACGCCGACCGGCGCGAACGGACGCTGCACGGCGTCGGCAAGCTCGTGAACCCGCGCGAAGAGATCATGGTCCCCACGTCCGAGCGCCGGGCCACGAGTGTGAAGTCCGATGTGGACGGACGCGTGCCGAAGCAGGTGCGCCTGGCCGCGGCGGAGGAGATCATCGCCTACCGACCGGCCGAGGCAGCGGCGAGCCTGGACACGCCGCTGCTCGTGATCGGCGTGGAGAACGACGCCACCACGCCCACCGACCACGCGGAGCGGATCTACGAGGCCGCCCGCGGGCCGAAGGAACTGATCATGCAACGGCACACGAGCCACTACGCCGCCTACGACAAGTACTGGACCGCGACCACGCCCCGCATCGTCGCGTGGTTCGAGGAGTATCTCCGCCCGGCCGATGTGGTCGTGCGTTCGAGCCGGCCGGGCGGACACCCGGCCGTAGTGGAGGTGAAAGCATGA
- a CDS encoding ABC transporter ATP-binding protein produces the protein MSAPTACIEIEHVSKRYQRPGRKAESFLAVSDVHFDIRQGEFISLIGASGCGKTTLLRMMSGLIPVDDGQIRINGNPVQGVPGSIGFVFQEPALLPWKTVRENMVFALKAKELPPDEVDAAIAAKLEMTSLQDFAGYFPSALSGGMQQRAGLARALACDPDVLFMDEPLSALDAFTRRRLQQDIATIIEGIGATTVLVTHDVDEAVFFSDRIVVMGTSPGSVRDVVEVPFPTPRTHAELLGDPEVAKLRDHVLGIVLGLH, from the coding sequence ATGAGCGCACCCACGGCCTGCATCGAGATCGAGCACGTGTCCAAGCGCTACCAGCGCCCGGGCCGCAAGGCCGAGAGCTTCCTCGCCGTCTCCGACGTGCACTTCGACATCCGCCAGGGCGAGTTCATCTCGCTGATCGGCGCTTCGGGCTGCGGCAAGACCACGCTGCTGCGGATGATGTCCGGACTCATCCCGGTCGACGACGGGCAGATCCGCATCAACGGCAACCCCGTGCAGGGCGTGCCGGGGTCGATCGGGTTCGTGTTCCAGGAGCCGGCGCTGCTGCCGTGGAAGACCGTGCGCGAGAACATGGTCTTCGCCTTGAAGGCCAAGGAGCTCCCGCCCGACGAGGTCGACGCCGCGATCGCCGCGAAGCTCGAGATGACGAGCCTGCAGGACTTCGCGGGCTACTTCCCGTCGGCGCTGTCCGGCGGCATGCAGCAGCGCGCGGGCCTGGCCCGGGCGCTGGCCTGCGACCCCGACGTGCTGTTCATGGACGAACCCCTGTCCGCGCTCGACGCCTTTACCCGGCGCCGGCTGCAGCAGGACATCGCCACGATCATCGAAGGCATCGGCGCGACCACGGTGCTCGTGACGCACGACGTCGACGAGGCCGTGTTCTTCTCCGACCGCATCGTGGTGATGGGCACCTCGCCCGGCTCGGTCCGCGACGTCGTCGAGGTCCCGTTCCCCACACCGCGCACGCACGCGGAGCTGCTCGGCGATCCCGAGGTGGCGAAGCTGCGCGACCACGTGCTGGGCATCGTGCTCGGCCTGCACTGA
- a CDS encoding ABC transporter permease, which translates to MSLTEDTSLASSAPDRAGPPAAPPRKFRIPWNAKVRRRVLPVASVVVFLGVWQIFGAQVNPILLATPSAVAASFVDIIANGELGAAFLRAMEVLAVGFGLSAVVGIAVGVWMGRRETVSRVLNPYVSFFQATPLIALTPLVVIWTGIGFTSEVTITFLLAVWSIIINTAEGTRNTPAILLDMAKVYRAGEWSVVRHVAMPNAVPYIFAGLRIALAKALIGVIIGEMDISLKGLGGLIQNYGDSFQTAPLLASIISSSIVGVIGTIILEVLRRKLAPWSSSASAHTRV; encoded by the coding sequence GTGTCCCTCACCGAAGACACGAGCTTGGCCAGTTCGGCCCCGGACCGGGCCGGGCCGCCGGCCGCACCACCCAGGAAGTTCCGGATCCCGTGGAACGCGAAGGTCCGCCGCCGGGTGCTGCCCGTCGCGTCGGTGGTGGTGTTCCTGGGCGTGTGGCAGATCTTCGGCGCGCAGGTCAACCCGATCCTGCTGGCCACCCCGTCGGCGGTCGCCGCGTCCTTTGTGGACATCATCGCCAACGGTGAGCTCGGCGCGGCCTTCCTGCGGGCGATGGAGGTGCTCGCCGTGGGCTTCGGGCTCTCGGCCGTGGTCGGCATCGCGGTGGGCGTGTGGATGGGCCGGCGCGAAACCGTGTCGCGCGTGCTCAACCCCTACGTGAGCTTCTTCCAGGCGACGCCGCTGATCGCGCTCACCCCGCTCGTGGTGATCTGGACGGGCATCGGGTTCACCTCCGAGGTCACGATCACCTTCCTGCTCGCGGTGTGGTCGATCATCATCAACACCGCCGAAGGCACCCGCAACACCCCGGCGATCCTGCTCGACATGGCGAAGGTCTACCGGGCGGGAGAGTGGTCGGTGGTCCGCCACGTCGCGATGCCCAACGCCGTGCCCTACATCTTCGCCGGCCTGCGCATCGCCCTGGCCAAGGCCCTGATCGGCGTGATCATCGGCGAGATGGACATCAGCCTCAAGGGCCTCGGCGGGCTGATCCAGAACTACGGCGACTCGTTCCAGACCGCGCCGCTGCTCGCCTCGATCATCAGCTCCTCGATCGTCGGCGTGATCGGCACGATCATCCTCGAGGTCCTGCGCCGCAAGCTCGCCCCGTGGTCGTCCTCCGCCTCGGCCCACACCCGCGTCTGA
- a CDS encoding class II aldolase/adducin family protein, giving the protein MIDSQADTDADRVRADLVTCTSLLVFKGVLDYSGHLSARVPGTDDRIFIQPRDASRAALRPEDLLVVDLDGNLVEGELPPPAETAIHTGVYRARPEVAFICHGHPTLSTTFTMVDHPFLPMRHFAYKFPDGLAVHPDPTHIRSREQGDAVAKTLGDAGACLLRSHGTVVVANRIQELLMDCLDLEENARTLLIARQLGTPLPLTPEEIVQVAESYDRGGHRPGKLWDHYVHLGRRAGVLAA; this is encoded by the coding sequence ATGATCGATTCCCAGGCCGACACCGACGCCGACCGAGTACGGGCCGATCTCGTCACCTGCACCAGTCTTCTGGTGTTCAAGGGCGTCCTCGACTACAGCGGGCACCTCTCCGCGCGGGTGCCGGGCACCGACGACCGCATCTTCATCCAGCCGCGCGACGCGAGCCGGGCGGCGCTGCGACCCGAAGACCTGCTGGTCGTGGACCTGGACGGCAACCTCGTCGAGGGCGAGCTCCCGCCGCCGGCCGAGACGGCGATCCACACCGGCGTCTACCGCGCGCGGCCCGAGGTGGCCTTCATCTGCCACGGCCACCCCACGCTGTCGACCACGTTCACCATGGTCGACCACCCATTCCTGCCGATGCGCCACTTCGCCTACAAGTTCCCGGACGGCCTGGCTGTGCACCCCGATCCCACTCACATCCGCTCGCGCGAGCAGGGGGACGCCGTCGCGAAGACTCTCGGCGACGCCGGCGCGTGCCTGCTGCGCTCGCACGGCACGGTCGTCGTCGCGAACCGCATCCAGGAACTGCTGATGGACTGCCTCGACCTCGAGGAGAACGCCCGCACGCTCCTCATCGCGCGCCAGCTCGGCACCCCGTTGCCGCTCACCCCCGAAGAGATCGTGCAGGTCGCCGAGAGCTACGACCGCGGCGGGCACCGCCCCGGCAAGCTCTGGGACCACTACGTGCACCTCGGCCGCCGCGCCGGTGTGCTCGCCGCCTGA
- a CDS encoding dihydroorotase has product MSIDLRVSGGRVQLPGGAVDGDLLVNEGKVVGVVSGSVEVADVGRTVDATGKLVLPGMVDVHVHTREPGFTHKEDIHTTSLQAAAGGVTTIFGMPNLNPPTTTAKTLREVFDLYAEKSIVDWNHNPAATQPDEIAPMAAMGVNAYKIYMVVDTGRTYPHPAGTGMHGHGDLLRMMDTIAKTGKRFIIHPHDQSLMDYIEGEYLARGENTPQGYASAYAARNGVIWDTAIEVVLRLAEASGCKVHLAHIQTRRSVEAVRRAREHGVDVTCEVNHWLPFLSTWDDVEKLGPYALSYWVPDDGREAVWEGLRDGTIDMFSSDHAPHTREEKEIGWTQMWSSHTGTPGIQYFYPLALDAVNKGLLTLDRAVELVAGAPAAKFGLQGVKGALTPGCDADFVIADLDAPWTITNEGVLSKIGWTPYDGRQLTAGIEQTYVRGTEVFADGKVTGEAGHGKQAVSGKVQNA; this is encoded by the coding sequence ATGAGCATCGATCTCCGTGTTTCGGGTGGCCGCGTGCAGCTGCCCGGCGGCGCCGTGGACGGCGACCTGCTGGTGAACGAGGGCAAGGTCGTCGGGGTCGTGTCCGGCTCCGTCGAGGTCGCCGACGTCGGCCGCACGGTCGACGCCACCGGGAAGCTCGTTCTTCCGGGCATGGTCGACGTCCACGTGCACACCCGCGAGCCCGGGTTCACGCACAAGGAGGACATCCACACCACGTCGCTGCAGGCGGCGGCGGGCGGCGTCACCACGATCTTCGGGATGCCGAACCTCAACCCGCCGACCACCACCGCGAAGACGCTGCGCGAGGTGTTCGACCTCTACGCCGAGAAGTCCATCGTGGACTGGAACCACAACCCGGCGGCGACGCAGCCCGACGAGATCGCGCCGATGGCCGCGATGGGGGTGAACGCGTACAAGATCTACATGGTCGTGGACACCGGGCGCACCTACCCGCACCCGGCCGGCACCGGCATGCACGGGCACGGCGACCTGCTGCGCATGATGGACACCATCGCCAAAACGGGTAAGCGCTTCATCATCCACCCCCACGACCAGTCCTTGATGGACTACATCGAGGGCGAATACCTGGCCCGTGGGGAAAACACGCCGCAGGGTTACGCGTCCGCCTACGCCGCGCGCAATGGCGTCATCTGGGACACCGCGATCGAGGTCGTGCTGCGGCTGGCCGAGGCGTCGGGCTGCAAGGTGCACCTCGCGCACATCCAGACGCGCCGCTCCGTCGAGGCGGTCCGCCGGGCTCGGGAGCACGGCGTGGACGTGACGTGCGAGGTCAACCACTGGCTGCCGTTCCTGTCCACTTGGGACGATGTCGAGAAGCTCGGCCCGTACGCGCTGTCCTACTGGGTACCCGACGACGGCCGCGAAGCCGTGTGGGAAGGCCTGCGCGACGGCACGATCGACATGTTCTCCTCCGACCACGCGCCGCACACGCGCGAGGAGAAGGAGATCGGCTGGACGCAGATGTGGAGCTCCCACACGGGAACGCCGGGCATCCAGTACTTCTACCCGCTCGCGCTCGACGCGGTGAACAAGGGCCTGCTCACGCTCGACCGCGCGGTGGAGCTCGTCGCCGGTGCGCCGGCCGCGAAGTTCGGCCTGCAAGGCGTGAAGGGTGCGCTGACCCCGGGCTGCGACGCGGACTTCGTGATCGCGGACCTCGACGCCCCTTGGACGATCACGAACGAGGGCGTGCTTTCGAAGATCGGCTGGACCCCGTACGACGGCCGGCAGCTCACGGCCGGCATCGAGCAGACCTACGTGCGCGGCACCGAGGTGTTCGCGGACGGCAAGGTGACCGGCGAGGCCGGGCACGGCAAGCAGGCGGTGTCAGGAAAGGTGCAGAACGCATGA
- a CDS encoding GntR family transcriptional regulator: protein MAQRQSGGAGGGTGGGAPEGSAITGRASFDEVVSRLSSGYRSIGDMVYEVLRQALLSGAFAPGEHLRQEALATAIGVSRLPVRAALLRLDAEGLVEFHPRRGAVVKTLTAEQLVEIYELRDLLETHALRKSMKTMTADRIASLRRNAELLDSEEEGEGFLDVRVRFYRELYDAERNPRLVELIEDLRSSVGRYLLGWRVSGSRSHHGRHTTLVDHVERGDVEKAETALHDHLREVSEGVAKILSGESDREPDSEFPA from the coding sequence ATGGCTCAGCGTCAGTCCGGGGGAGCCGGCGGCGGTACGGGAGGCGGCGCCCCGGAGGGGTCCGCGATCACCGGCCGCGCCAGCTTCGACGAGGTCGTGTCGCGGTTGTCGAGCGGCTACCGTTCGATCGGCGACATGGTCTACGAGGTCCTGCGCCAGGCGTTGCTCTCCGGGGCGTTCGCTCCCGGGGAGCACCTCCGGCAGGAGGCGCTGGCCACCGCGATCGGGGTGTCCCGGCTCCCGGTGCGGGCCGCGCTGCTGCGGCTCGACGCCGAGGGGCTCGTGGAGTTCCACCCGCGCCGCGGCGCGGTGGTCAAGACGCTGACGGCCGAGCAGCTCGTGGAGATCTACGAGCTGCGCGACCTGCTCGAGACCCACGCCCTGCGCAAGTCGATGAAGACGATGACCGCGGACCGGATCGCGAGCCTGCGCCGCAACGCGGAGCTGCTCGACTCCGAGGAGGAGGGCGAAGGCTTCCTCGACGTCCGCGTGCGGTTCTACCGGGAGCTCTACGACGCCGAGCGCAACCCGCGGCTGGTGGAGCTGATCGAGGACCTGCGCAGCAGTGTCGGGCGGTACCTGCTCGGCTGGCGGGTGTCGGGCAGCCGCAGCCACCACGGGCGGCACACCACGCTGGTCGACCACGTCGAGCGCGGTGACGTCGAGAAGGCCGAGACGGCGCTCCATGACCACCTGCGCGAAGTGAGCGAAGGCGTCGCCAAGATCCTTTCCGGAGAAAGCGATCGCGAACCCGACAGCGAATTCCCCGCGTAA
- the fgd gene encoding glucose-6-phosphate dehydrogenase (coenzyme-F420), giving the protein MVRFGYKASAEQFAPAELLRYGVLAEENGFDSVFVSDHLQPWRHDGGHAPAALPWLGALGSATQRVVLGTSVLTPTFRYHPAVVAQAFATLGCLFPGRVVLGIGSGESMNEAPLGIEWPEPKVRFARLKEAIELIRRLWTEERVDFEGAHYRTEKATVYDRPEVPVPLYIAGSGPAATRLAGRRGDGFITTSGKAPSLYTDTLLPAVREGVEQSGRAVGDVDMMIEVKVSFDADASRALQDTRFWGALALKPEEKTGVEDPVEMQRLADALPIERAASRFIVSSDPDEHVAAIKRYLDLGFTHLVFHAPGPDQERFLKAYGTEILPRLRELV; this is encoded by the coding sequence GTGGTGAGGTTCGGGTACAAGGCATCGGCGGAGCAGTTCGCGCCGGCGGAGCTGCTGCGCTACGGCGTGCTGGCCGAGGAGAACGGGTTCGACTCGGTGTTCGTGAGCGACCACCTGCAGCCGTGGCGCCACGACGGCGGCCACGCGCCGGCCGCGCTGCCGTGGCTGGGTGCGCTCGGTTCGGCGACGCAGCGGGTGGTGCTCGGCACGAGCGTGCTCACGCCGACGTTCCGCTACCACCCGGCGGTGGTGGCGCAGGCGTTCGCCACGCTCGGCTGCCTGTTCCCGGGCCGCGTGGTGCTGGGCATCGGGTCGGGCGAGTCGATGAACGAGGCTCCGCTCGGCATTGAGTGGCCGGAGCCGAAGGTGCGGTTCGCGCGGCTGAAGGAGGCGATCGAGCTCATCCGCCGCCTGTGGACGGAGGAGCGCGTGGACTTCGAGGGCGCGCACTACCGCACGGAGAAGGCCACGGTGTACGACCGGCCGGAGGTGCCGGTGCCGCTGTACATCGCGGGCTCCGGCCCGGCGGCCACGCGGCTCGCGGGCCGGCGCGGTGACGGGTTCATCACCACGAGTGGCAAGGCGCCGTCGCTGTATACGGACACGTTGCTGCCCGCGGTGCGCGAAGGCGTCGAGCAGTCGGGCCGGGCGGTCGGCGACGTGGACATGATGATCGAGGTCAAGGTCTCGTTCGACGCGGACGCTTCCCGGGCGTTGCAGGACACCCGGTTCTGGGGCGCGCTGGCGTTGAAGCCGGAGGAGAAGACAGGCGTCGAGGACCCGGTCGAGATGCAGCGGCTGGCCGACGCGCTGCCGATCGAGCGGGCCGCGAGCCGGTTCATCGTGTCGTCCGACCCGGACGAGCACGTGGCGGCGATCAAGCGGTACCTCGACCTGGGCTTCACGCACCTGGTGTTCCACGCCCCCGGGCCGGACCAGGAGCGGTTCCTGAAGGCCTACGGCACCGAGATCCTGCCGCGGTTGCGCGAACTGGTGTGA
- a CDS encoding NAD(+)/NADH kinase, producing MHSAGLVLHPKRDSAPAVEAVLGWAANRGIKILGIAEEIVRLDCKAVGVSAEELATQSDLLVSLGGDGTMLRAMRLADGQRAPVLGVNLGKLGFLAEVDVPDLPGALSMIDAHEFTVEPRLAVDAVIGGRTVTAFNDVAVVRVPGDGGALVAVRVNEEQFVSYAADAVIVATPTGSTAYSFSAGGPITSPAVEALLVTPAAPHSAYGRGVVLSVHDTLALELLPGSGRLAVEVDGIVEGYVEPGERIELCARPSAARVVRLGLTTFFQRARRKLRLSDSAEIAPSS from the coding sequence ATGCACTCGGCTGGACTGGTCCTGCACCCGAAGCGCGACTCCGCCCCGGCGGTCGAGGCCGTCCTCGGGTGGGCCGCGAACCGCGGGATCAAGATCCTCGGCATCGCCGAGGAGATCGTGCGCCTGGACTGCAAGGCGGTGGGGGTGTCGGCGGAAGAGCTCGCCACCCAGTCCGACCTGCTGGTGAGCCTCGGCGGCGACGGCACCATGCTGCGCGCCATGCGGCTGGCCGACGGGCAGCGCGCTCCGGTGCTCGGTGTGAACCTCGGCAAGCTCGGCTTCCTCGCCGAAGTCGACGTGCCCGACCTGCCCGGCGCGCTGTCGATGATCGACGCGCACGAGTTCACCGTCGAGCCGCGCCTGGCGGTCGACGCGGTGATCGGCGGCCGGACCGTGACAGCGTTCAACGACGTCGCCGTGGTCCGCGTGCCCGGCGACGGCGGGGCGCTCGTCGCCGTCCGGGTGAACGAAGAGCAGTTCGTGAGCTACGCGGCCGACGCGGTCATCGTCGCGACGCCGACCGGCTCCACGGCCTACAGCTTCTCCGCCGGTGGTCCCATCACGAGCCCGGCGGTGGAGGCGCTGCTGGTCACACCGGCCGCGCCGCACTCCGCGTACGGCCGCGGCGTGGTGCTCTCGGTCCACGACACGCTGGCGCTCGAGCTGCTGCCCGGCAGCGGCCGGCTGGCGGTGGAGGTCGACGGGATCGTCGAGGGCTACGTGGAGCCAGGCGAGCGCATCGAACTGTGCGCGCGGCCCAGCGCGGCCCGGGTGGTGCGGCTGGGCCTCACCACGTTCTTCCAGCGCGCGCGGCGCAAGCTGCGGCTCAGCGACTCCGCGGAGATCGCGCCGTCGTCCTGA